The following are encoded together in the Daphnia magna isolate NIES linkage group LG8, ASM2063170v1.1, whole genome shotgun sequence genome:
- the LOC116929607 gene encoding uncharacterized protein LOC116929607 isoform X1, with translation MQDTSIFEKNQNSGRVDHMHRWANYTTAGCDAGQQFDDERRSSCSLLICCDLTFSTVSRRRGWGKSLFVVTQKMDCCESLSCWPIFLQNIDLVTRVWGVFTSIVLLGVGADLSFLHQLAGGFAIAAALITFFLETTWAVTVLLQVCLRYEHHVIYNCWDAVLWLDYWKRTVIYTILAILLFAQPHRAWFTTVGGLMLIALGLLHAVRWYNNLKSHPMSLLEQQENGSLDDDVEIDLSLPEPVQQLGNYSSSAATEQPPQTHKLADTMENELLRVVA, from the exons ATGCAAGATACGtccatttttgaaaagaacCAAAATAGCGGGCGCGTGGATCACATGCATAGATGGGCTAATTATACGACGGCAGGATGTGACGCTGGGCAGCAGTTTGACGACGAACGTCGTTCGAGCTGCTCGCTTCTAATTTGCTGTGACCTAACATTCTCTACAGTTAGCCGACGAAGAGGGTGGGGGAAATCGCTTTTCGTCGTGACGCAAAAAATGGATTGTTGTGAAAGTTTATCTTGTTGGCCTATCTTTTTACAGAACATCGATCTTGTAACAAGGGTCTGGGGTGTGTTCACTTCAATAG TCCTGCTCGGCGTCGGCGCGGATCTTTCCTTCCTTCACCAACTGGCAGGCGGATTCGCCAT AGCAGCTGCTTTGATCACCTTCTTCCTCGAGACGACGTGGGCTGTGACTGTTCTCCTTCAAGTGTGCCTCAG GTACGAACATCATGTCATTTACAACTGCTGGGACGCCGTCTTATGGTTAGATTATTGGAAGCGAACTGTCATCTACACAATTTTGGCTATCTTGCTCTTTGCACAACCCCACCGAGCTTGGTTTACCACTGTGGGAGGCCTAATGCTAATCGCATTAGGACTCTTGCACGCTGTCAGATGGTATAACAACCTTAAATCCCACCCAATGTCACTGCTCGAGCAACAGGAAAATGG caGTTTGGATGACGACGTCGAGATCGATCTCTCTCTGCCCGAGCCCGTCCAACAGTTGGGCAATTATTCAAGCTCAGCTGCAACAGAGCAGCCACCTCAGACTCACAAGCTCGCTGATACTATGGAGAACGAACTTTTACGGGTCGTCGCTTGA
- the LOC116929607 gene encoding uncharacterized protein LOC116929607 isoform X2, whose amino-acid sequence MDCCESLSCWPIFLQNIDLVTRVWGVFTSIVLLGVGADLSFLHQLAGGFAIAAALITFFLETTWAVTVLLQVCLRYEHHVIYNCWDAVLWLDYWKRTVIYTILAILLFAQPHRAWFTTVGGLMLIALGLLHAVRWYNNLKSHPMSLLEQQENGLDDDVEIDLSLPEPVQQLGNYSSSAATEQPPQTHKLADTMENELLRVVA is encoded by the exons ATGGATTGTTGTGAAAGTTTATCTTGTTGGCCTATCTTTTTACAGAACATCGATCTTGTAACAAGGGTCTGGGGTGTGTTCACTTCAATAG TCCTGCTCGGCGTCGGCGCGGATCTTTCCTTCCTTCACCAACTGGCAGGCGGATTCGCCAT AGCAGCTGCTTTGATCACCTTCTTCCTCGAGACGACGTGGGCTGTGACTGTTCTCCTTCAAGTGTGCCTCAG GTACGAACATCATGTCATTTACAACTGCTGGGACGCCGTCTTATGGTTAGATTATTGGAAGCGAACTGTCATCTACACAATTTTGGCTATCTTGCTCTTTGCACAACCCCACCGAGCTTGGTTTACCACTGTGGGAGGCCTAATGCTAATCGCATTAGGACTCTTGCACGCTGTCAGATGGTATAACAACCTTAAATCCCACCCAATGTCACTGCTCGAGCAACAGGAAAATGG TTTGGATGACGACGTCGAGATCGATCTCTCTCTGCCCGAGCCCGTCCAACAGTTGGGCAATTATTCAAGCTCAGCTGCAACAGAGCAGCCACCTCAGACTCACAAGCTCGCTGATACTATGGAGAACGAACTTTTACGGGTCGTCGCTTGA